Below is a genomic region from Microbacterium sp. KUDC0406.
CATGAGCTACACCAACACCGACCGTGACGGTCTGGACTGGCCGGACGCCACCCAGCAGGTCATCGACGGTGACGCCGGCTTCAACGTGATGGGCGACTGGGCCGAGGCGGCGTTCGCCGAGGCCGGCAAGAAGTCTCCCGCCGACTACATCTACTTCCCGGTCCCCGGGACCGACGGTGTCTTCGACTTCCTCGCCGACTCGTTCACGCTGACCGTGGGCGCGCCCAACGCCGACGGCGCGAAGGCGTGGCTGGAGACGGTCGGATCGGTCGAGGGCCAGGAGGCGTTCAACAAGGCGAAGGGCTCGATCCCGGCCCGCACCGACGCCGACACGAGCGACTTCAGCGAATACCAGAAGACCGCGATCGACTCGTTCGCCAAGGACACGATCGTCTCGTCGCTCGCGCACGGCGCGGCCGTGCCGGTGGCCACGCTGAACAAGATCTCGGACGCCACCAGCAAGTTCACCACCGGAGCATCCGACCTCGCCGGATTCCAGTCGGAACTCGCGGCGGCCTTCAAGGGCTGACCCACTGAGACCGCCCGGGGCGCACGCCCCGGGCGGTCTTCCTTGACCATCCCTGCAAGGAGCACCATGCGCAAACGTCTCAAGACCGCGGGCCCGCCGCTGCTGCTGCTCGCCCCCTCGCTGATCCTGATGGCGATCTTCGTCTACGGCCTGCTGGCGGCGAACTTCCAGACCTCCATCACCGACAACCACACCGCCGCCCAGGCCACCGGGCGCAAGCCCACGAACGTGGTGTGGTTCGAGAACTACTTCGACCTGCTCGGCAGCGACAGCTTCCAGCACTCGCTGCTGAACCTGCTGCTGTTCACCGTTGTCTTCCTCGCCGGCACGATGATCATCGGCTTCGGGTGGGCGTGGCTGATGGACCGGCCCGCCAAGGGCGAGGGCTTCTTCCGAGCGATCTACCTCTTCCCGATGGCCGTCTCGTTCATCGCCTCCGGTGTCGTCTGGCGCTGGCTGCTGAACTCGAACGAGGGCGAGAAGGCCAGCGGCCTGAACCGCCTGTTCCAGATGATCGGCCTGGACTTCCTGCAGAACCCGTGGTGGAACAACATCACGTTCGGCATCATCGCGATCGCGCTCCCCGCGATCTGGCAGCTGTCCGGATACGTGATGGCGCTGTTCCTGGCCGGGTTCCGCGGCATCCCCGACGAGCTCCGCGAAGCGGCCCGCATGGACGGCGCGAGCGAGTGGCAGCTGTACCGCATGGTGCTGTTCCCGCAGCTGTCGCCGGTGGCGCTGTCGGCGCTGATCATCATCGGCCACATGTCGCTGAAGTCCTTCGACCTGATCATGTCGATCTCCAAGCCGGCGAACTACCAGACCAAGGTGCCCGCGGTCGACATGTACGTGTTCAAGTCGAGCTTCGACTAC
It encodes:
- a CDS encoding carbohydrate ABC transporter permease, which codes for MRKRLKTAGPPLLLLAPSLILMAIFVYGLLAANFQTSITDNHTAAQATGRKPTNVVWFENYFDLLGSDSFQHSLLNLLLFTVVFLAGTMIIGFGWAWLMDRPAKGEGFFRAIYLFPMAVSFIASGVVWRWLLNSNEGEKASGLNRLFQMIGLDFLQNPWWNNITFGIIAIALPAIWQLSGYVMALFLAGFRGIPDELREAARMDGASEWQLYRMVLFPQLSPVALSALIIIGHMSLKSFDLIMSISKPANYQTKVPAVDMYVFKSSFDYANSAAVGAILLVLVAVIVIPYLIWTSRQEKR